The proteins below are encoded in one region of Manis javanica isolate MJ-LG chromosome 8, MJ_LKY, whole genome shotgun sequence:
- the THBS1 gene encoding thrombospondin-1 isoform X1 codes for MGLAWGLSVLFLLHVCVSNRIPESGGDSSVFDLFELMGAARKGSGRRLVKGPDPSSPAFRIEDANLIPPMPDDKFQDLVDAVRAEKGFLLLASLRQMKKTRGTLLAVERKDHSGQVFSVVSNGKAGTLDLSLTVQGKQHVVSVEEALLATSQWKSITLFVQEDRAQLYIDCEKMENAELDVPIQSIFTRDLANTARLRIAKGGVNDNFQGVLQNVRFVFGTTPEDILRNKGCSSSATNVLLTLDNNVVNGSSPAIRTNYIGHKTKDLQAICGLSCDELSSMVLELRGLRTIVTTLQDSIRKVTEENKELVNELRRPPLCYHNGVQYRNKEEWTVDSCTECRCQNSVTICKKVSCPIMPCSNATVPDGECCPRCWPSDSADDGWSPWSEWTSCSVTCGNGIQQRGRSCDSLNNRCEGSSVQTRTCHIQECDKRFKQDGGWSHWSPWSSCSVTCGEGAITRIRLCNSPSPQMNGKPCEGEARETKACKKDACPINGGWGPWSLWDICSVTCGGGVQKRSRLCNNPPPQFGGKDCVGDMAENQMCNEQDCPIDGCLSNPCFAGAKCTSYPDGSWKCGACPPGYSGNGVQCKDVNECREVPDACFNHNGEHRCENTDPGYNCLPCPPRFTGPQPFGRGAEHARANKQVCKPRNPCTDGTHDCNKNAKCNYLGHYSDPMYRCECRPGYAGNGIICGEDTDLDGWPNEDLVCVANATYHCKKDNCPNLPNSGQEDYDKDGIGDACDDDDDNDKIPDDRDNCPFHYNPAQYDYDRDDVGDRCDNCPYNHNPDQADTDNNGEGDACAADIDGDGILNERDNCQYVYNVDQKDTDMDGVGDQCDNCPLEHNPDQLDSDSDRIGDTCDNNQDIDEDGHQNNLDNCPYVPNANQADHDKDGKGDACDHDDDNDGVPDDRDNCRLVPNPDQKDSDGDGRGDACKDDFDHDNVPDIDDICPENIDISETDFRRFQMIPLDPKGTSQNDPNWVVRHQGKELVQTVNCDPGLAIGFDEFNAVDFSGTFFINTERDDDYAGFVFGYQSSSRFYVVMWKQVTQSYWDTNPTRAQGYSGLSVKVVNSTTGPGEHLRNALWHTGNTPGQVRTLWHDPRYIGWKDFTAYRWRLSHRPKTGFIRVVMYEGKKIMADSGPIYDKTYAGGRLGMFVFSQEMVFFSDLKYECRDS; via the exons ATGGGGCTGGCCTGGGGACTCAGTGTCCTGTTCCTGTTGCATGTGTGTGTCTCCAATCGAATTCCAG AGTCTGGAGGAGACAGCAGCGTATTCGACCTCTTTGAACTCATGGGGGCTGCCCGCAAGGGCTCTGGGCGCCGACTGGTAAAGGGCCCCGACCCTTCCAGCCCAGCTTTCCGCATTGAGGATGCCAACCTGATTCCCCCTATGCCTGATGACAAGTTCCAAGACCTGGTGGATGCTGTGCGAGCAGAGAAAGGTTTCCTCCTCTTGGCCTCCCTGAGGCAGATGAAGAAGACCCGGGGCACGCTGCTGGCCGTGGAGCGGAAAGACCACTCTGGCCAAGTGTTCAGCGTGGTCTCCAACGGCAAGGCTGGCACCCTGGACCTGAGCCTGACCGTGCAGGGGAAGCAGCATGTGGTGTCTGTGGAAGAAGCGCTCCTGGCAACCAGCCAGTGGAAGAGCATCACCCTGTTTGTGCAGGAGGACAGGGCCCAGCTGTACATTGACTGTGAGAAGATGGAGAACGCCGAGCTGGACGTCCCCATCCAGAGCATCTTCACCAGGGACCTGGCCAACACTGCCAGACTGCGCATCGCCAAAGGAGGTGTCAATGACAACTTCCAG GGGGTGCTGCAGAACGTGAGATTTGTCTTTGGAACCACACCAGAGGACATCCTCAGGAACAAAGGCTGTTCCAGCT cAGCTACCAATGTCCTCCTCACCCTTGACAATAATGTGGTGAATGGTTCCAGCCCTGCCATCCGCACCAACTATATTGGCCACAAGACAAAGGATCTGCAAGCCATCTGTGGCCTCTCCTGTGACGAGCTGTCCAGCATGGTCCTGGAGCTGAGGGGCCTGCGCACCATCGTGACCACACTTCAGGACAGCATCCGCAAAGTG ACTGAAGAGAACAAAGAGCTGGTCAATGAGCTGAGGCGGCCCCCCCTCTGCTACCACAATGGAGTTCAGTACAGGAATAAGGAGGAATGGACTGTCGATAGCTGTACTGAGTGCCGCTGTCAG AACTCAGTTACCATCTGCAAAAAAGTGTCCTGCCCCATCATGCCTTGCTCCAATGCCACAGTTCCCGATGGAGAATGCTGCCCACGGTGTTGGC CCAGCGACTCTGCGGACGATGGCTGGTCCCCATGGTCTGAGTGGACCTCCTGCTCTGTGACGTGTGGCAATGGAATCCAGCAGCGTGGCCGCTCCTGCGATAGCCTCAACAACCGATGCGAGGGCTCCTCTGTCCAGACACGGACCTGCCACATTCAGGAGTGTGATAAGAGAT TTAAACAGGATGGAGGCTGGAGCCACTGGTCCCCATGGTCATCCTGCTCTGTGACATGTGGTGAAGGGGCAATCACAAGGATCCGGCTCTGCAACTCGCCCAGCCCCCAGATGAATGGGAAGCCATGCGAAGGCGAAGCTCGGGAGACCAAAGCCTGCAAGAAGGATGCCTGCCCCA TCAACGGTGGCTGGGGTCCCTGGTCGCTGTGGGACATCTGTTCTGTCACCTGTGGAGGAGGGGTGCAGAAGCGCAGCCGGCTCTGCAACAACCCCCCACCCCAGTTTGGAGGCAAGGACTGCGTGGGCGACATGGCAGAAAACCAGATGTGCAATGAGCAGGACTGTCCGATCG ACGGATGCCTGTCCAATCCTTGCTTCGCCGGTGCCAAGTGTACTAGCTACCCAGATGGCAGCTGGAAATGCGGTGCCTGTCCTCCTGGCTACAGCGGAAATGGCGTCCAGTGCAAAGATGTCAATGAG TGCAGAGAAGTGCCTGATGCCTGCTTCAACCACAATGGCGAGCACAGATGCGAGAACACAGACCCCGGCTACAACTGCCTGCCATGCCCACCCCGCTTCACTGGTCCGCAGCCCTTTGGCCGGGGTGCGGAACATGCCAGAGCCAACAAACAG GTGTGCAAGCCCCGCAACCCCTGCACGGATGGGACTCATGACTGCAACAAGAACGCCAAGTGCAACTACCTGGGCCATTACAGCGACCCCATGTACCGCTGCGAGTGCCGGCCCGGCTATGCTGGCAATGGCATCATCTGCGGGGAGGACACAGACCTGGACGGCTGGCCCAACGAGGACCTGGTGTGCGTGGCCAATGCAACTTACCACTGCAAGAAG GATAACTGCCCCAACCTTCCCAACTCAGGACAGGAAGACTATGACAAGGATGGAATTGGCGATGCCTGTGATGACGATGACGACAATGATAAAATCCCAGATGACCGG GACAACTGTCCCTTCCATTACAACCCAGCCCAGTATGACTATGACAGAGATGATGTGGGAGACCGCTGTGACAACTGTCCCTATAACCACAACCCAGACCAGGCTGACACAGACAACAATGGGGAAGGAGATGCCTGTGCTGCTGACATCGATGGGGACG GTATCCTCAATGAACGAGACAACTGCCAGTATGTCTACAATGTGGACCAGAAGGACACTGACATGGATGGGGTTGGAGACCAGTGTGACAACTGCCCCCTGGAACACAACCCAGATCAG CTCGACTCTGACTCCGACCGCATCGGAGACACCTGTGACAACAATCAGGATATTGATGAAGATGGCCACCAGAACAACCTGGACAACTGCCCCTATGTGCCCAACGCCAACCAGGCCGACCATGACAAGGATGGCAAGGGGGATGCCTGTGACCACGACGATGACAACGACGGCGTTCCTGATGACAGGGACAACTGCAGGCTCGTGCCCAATCCCGACCAGAAGGACTCTGACG GTGATGGTCGAGGTGATGCTTGCAAAGACGATTTTGACCATGACAACGTGCCAGACATCGATGACATCTGTCCTGAGAACATTGATATCAGTGAGACTGATTTCCGCCGATTCCAGATGATTCCCCTAGATCCCAAAGGGACATCCCAGAATGATCCTAACTGGGTTGTACGCCATCAGGGTAAAGAACTCGTCCAGACTGTCAATTGTGATCCTGGACTTGCTATAG GTTTTGATGAATTTAATGCTGTGGACTTCAGTGGCACCTTCTTCATCAACACTGAGAGGGATGATGACTATGCTGGATTTGTGTTTGGCTACCAGTCCAGCAGCCGATTCTATGTTGTGATGTGGAAGCAAGTCACCCAGTCCTACTGGGACACCAACCCCACGAGGGCTCAGGGTTACTCAGGCCTGTCTGTGAAGGTTGTGAACTCCACCACAGGGCCAGGCGAGCACCTGCGCAATGCCCTGTGGCACACAGGAAACACCCCCGGCCAG GTGCGCACTCTGTGGCATGACCCTCGTTACATAGGCTGGAAAGATTTCACTGCCTATAGATGGCGTCTCAGCCACAGGCCCAAGACAGGTTTCATTAG AGTGGTGAtgtatgaagggaaaaaaatcatggcTGACTCAGGACCCATCTATGACAAAACCTACGCCGGCGGTAGACTAGGGATGTTTGTCTTCTCTCAAGAAATGGTGTTCTTCTCTGACCTGAAATATGAATGCAGAG ATTCCTAA
- the THBS1 gene encoding thrombospondin-1 isoform X2: MGLAWGLSVLFLLHVCVSNRIPESGGDSSVFDLFELMGAARKGSGRRLVKGPDPSSPAFRIEDANLIPPMPDDKFQDLVDAVRAEKGFLLLASLRQMKKTRGTLLAVERKDHSGQVFSVVSNGKAGTLDLSLTVQGKQHVVSVEEALLATSQWKSITLFVQEDRAQLYIDCEKMENAELDVPIQSIFTRDLANTARLRIAKGGVNDNFQGVLQNVRFVFGTTPEDILRNKGCSSSTNVLLTLDNNVVNGSSPAIRTNYIGHKTKDLQAICGLSCDELSSMVLELRGLRTIVTTLQDSIRKVTEENKELVNELRRPPLCYHNGVQYRNKEEWTVDSCTECRCQNSVTICKKVSCPIMPCSNATVPDGECCPRCWPSDSADDGWSPWSEWTSCSVTCGNGIQQRGRSCDSLNNRCEGSSVQTRTCHIQECDKRFKQDGGWSHWSPWSSCSVTCGEGAITRIRLCNSPSPQMNGKPCEGEARETKACKKDACPINGGWGPWSLWDICSVTCGGGVQKRSRLCNNPPPQFGGKDCVGDMAENQMCNEQDCPIDGCLSNPCFAGAKCTSYPDGSWKCGACPPGYSGNGVQCKDVNECREVPDACFNHNGEHRCENTDPGYNCLPCPPRFTGPQPFGRGAEHARANKQVCKPRNPCTDGTHDCNKNAKCNYLGHYSDPMYRCECRPGYAGNGIICGEDTDLDGWPNEDLVCVANATYHCKKDNCPNLPNSGQEDYDKDGIGDACDDDDDNDKIPDDRDNCPFHYNPAQYDYDRDDVGDRCDNCPYNHNPDQADTDNNGEGDACAADIDGDGILNERDNCQYVYNVDQKDTDMDGVGDQCDNCPLEHNPDQLDSDSDRIGDTCDNNQDIDEDGHQNNLDNCPYVPNANQADHDKDGKGDACDHDDDNDGVPDDRDNCRLVPNPDQKDSDGDGRGDACKDDFDHDNVPDIDDICPENIDISETDFRRFQMIPLDPKGTSQNDPNWVVRHQGKELVQTVNCDPGLAIGFDEFNAVDFSGTFFINTERDDDYAGFVFGYQSSSRFYVVMWKQVTQSYWDTNPTRAQGYSGLSVKVVNSTTGPGEHLRNALWHTGNTPGQVRTLWHDPRYIGWKDFTAYRWRLSHRPKTGFIRVVMYEGKKIMADSGPIYDKTYAGGRLGMFVFSQEMVFFSDLKYECRDS; the protein is encoded by the exons ATGGGGCTGGCCTGGGGACTCAGTGTCCTGTTCCTGTTGCATGTGTGTGTCTCCAATCGAATTCCAG AGTCTGGAGGAGACAGCAGCGTATTCGACCTCTTTGAACTCATGGGGGCTGCCCGCAAGGGCTCTGGGCGCCGACTGGTAAAGGGCCCCGACCCTTCCAGCCCAGCTTTCCGCATTGAGGATGCCAACCTGATTCCCCCTATGCCTGATGACAAGTTCCAAGACCTGGTGGATGCTGTGCGAGCAGAGAAAGGTTTCCTCCTCTTGGCCTCCCTGAGGCAGATGAAGAAGACCCGGGGCACGCTGCTGGCCGTGGAGCGGAAAGACCACTCTGGCCAAGTGTTCAGCGTGGTCTCCAACGGCAAGGCTGGCACCCTGGACCTGAGCCTGACCGTGCAGGGGAAGCAGCATGTGGTGTCTGTGGAAGAAGCGCTCCTGGCAACCAGCCAGTGGAAGAGCATCACCCTGTTTGTGCAGGAGGACAGGGCCCAGCTGTACATTGACTGTGAGAAGATGGAGAACGCCGAGCTGGACGTCCCCATCCAGAGCATCTTCACCAGGGACCTGGCCAACACTGCCAGACTGCGCATCGCCAAAGGAGGTGTCAATGACAACTTCCAG GGGGTGCTGCAGAACGTGAGATTTGTCTTTGGAACCACACCAGAGGACATCCTCAGGAACAAAGGCTGTTCCAGCT CTACCAATGTCCTCCTCACCCTTGACAATAATGTGGTGAATGGTTCCAGCCCTGCCATCCGCACCAACTATATTGGCCACAAGACAAAGGATCTGCAAGCCATCTGTGGCCTCTCCTGTGACGAGCTGTCCAGCATGGTCCTGGAGCTGAGGGGCCTGCGCACCATCGTGACCACACTTCAGGACAGCATCCGCAAAGTG ACTGAAGAGAACAAAGAGCTGGTCAATGAGCTGAGGCGGCCCCCCCTCTGCTACCACAATGGAGTTCAGTACAGGAATAAGGAGGAATGGACTGTCGATAGCTGTACTGAGTGCCGCTGTCAG AACTCAGTTACCATCTGCAAAAAAGTGTCCTGCCCCATCATGCCTTGCTCCAATGCCACAGTTCCCGATGGAGAATGCTGCCCACGGTGTTGGC CCAGCGACTCTGCGGACGATGGCTGGTCCCCATGGTCTGAGTGGACCTCCTGCTCTGTGACGTGTGGCAATGGAATCCAGCAGCGTGGCCGCTCCTGCGATAGCCTCAACAACCGATGCGAGGGCTCCTCTGTCCAGACACGGACCTGCCACATTCAGGAGTGTGATAAGAGAT TTAAACAGGATGGAGGCTGGAGCCACTGGTCCCCATGGTCATCCTGCTCTGTGACATGTGGTGAAGGGGCAATCACAAGGATCCGGCTCTGCAACTCGCCCAGCCCCCAGATGAATGGGAAGCCATGCGAAGGCGAAGCTCGGGAGACCAAAGCCTGCAAGAAGGATGCCTGCCCCA TCAACGGTGGCTGGGGTCCCTGGTCGCTGTGGGACATCTGTTCTGTCACCTGTGGAGGAGGGGTGCAGAAGCGCAGCCGGCTCTGCAACAACCCCCCACCCCAGTTTGGAGGCAAGGACTGCGTGGGCGACATGGCAGAAAACCAGATGTGCAATGAGCAGGACTGTCCGATCG ACGGATGCCTGTCCAATCCTTGCTTCGCCGGTGCCAAGTGTACTAGCTACCCAGATGGCAGCTGGAAATGCGGTGCCTGTCCTCCTGGCTACAGCGGAAATGGCGTCCAGTGCAAAGATGTCAATGAG TGCAGAGAAGTGCCTGATGCCTGCTTCAACCACAATGGCGAGCACAGATGCGAGAACACAGACCCCGGCTACAACTGCCTGCCATGCCCACCCCGCTTCACTGGTCCGCAGCCCTTTGGCCGGGGTGCGGAACATGCCAGAGCCAACAAACAG GTGTGCAAGCCCCGCAACCCCTGCACGGATGGGACTCATGACTGCAACAAGAACGCCAAGTGCAACTACCTGGGCCATTACAGCGACCCCATGTACCGCTGCGAGTGCCGGCCCGGCTATGCTGGCAATGGCATCATCTGCGGGGAGGACACAGACCTGGACGGCTGGCCCAACGAGGACCTGGTGTGCGTGGCCAATGCAACTTACCACTGCAAGAAG GATAACTGCCCCAACCTTCCCAACTCAGGACAGGAAGACTATGACAAGGATGGAATTGGCGATGCCTGTGATGACGATGACGACAATGATAAAATCCCAGATGACCGG GACAACTGTCCCTTCCATTACAACCCAGCCCAGTATGACTATGACAGAGATGATGTGGGAGACCGCTGTGACAACTGTCCCTATAACCACAACCCAGACCAGGCTGACACAGACAACAATGGGGAAGGAGATGCCTGTGCTGCTGACATCGATGGGGACG GTATCCTCAATGAACGAGACAACTGCCAGTATGTCTACAATGTGGACCAGAAGGACACTGACATGGATGGGGTTGGAGACCAGTGTGACAACTGCCCCCTGGAACACAACCCAGATCAG CTCGACTCTGACTCCGACCGCATCGGAGACACCTGTGACAACAATCAGGATATTGATGAAGATGGCCACCAGAACAACCTGGACAACTGCCCCTATGTGCCCAACGCCAACCAGGCCGACCATGACAAGGATGGCAAGGGGGATGCCTGTGACCACGACGATGACAACGACGGCGTTCCTGATGACAGGGACAACTGCAGGCTCGTGCCCAATCCCGACCAGAAGGACTCTGACG GTGATGGTCGAGGTGATGCTTGCAAAGACGATTTTGACCATGACAACGTGCCAGACATCGATGACATCTGTCCTGAGAACATTGATATCAGTGAGACTGATTTCCGCCGATTCCAGATGATTCCCCTAGATCCCAAAGGGACATCCCAGAATGATCCTAACTGGGTTGTACGCCATCAGGGTAAAGAACTCGTCCAGACTGTCAATTGTGATCCTGGACTTGCTATAG GTTTTGATGAATTTAATGCTGTGGACTTCAGTGGCACCTTCTTCATCAACACTGAGAGGGATGATGACTATGCTGGATTTGTGTTTGGCTACCAGTCCAGCAGCCGATTCTATGTTGTGATGTGGAAGCAAGTCACCCAGTCCTACTGGGACACCAACCCCACGAGGGCTCAGGGTTACTCAGGCCTGTCTGTGAAGGTTGTGAACTCCACCACAGGGCCAGGCGAGCACCTGCGCAATGCCCTGTGGCACACAGGAAACACCCCCGGCCAG GTGCGCACTCTGTGGCATGACCCTCGTTACATAGGCTGGAAAGATTTCACTGCCTATAGATGGCGTCTCAGCCACAGGCCCAAGACAGGTTTCATTAG AGTGGTGAtgtatgaagggaaaaaaatcatggcTGACTCAGGACCCATCTATGACAAAACCTACGCCGGCGGTAGACTAGGGATGTTTGTCTTCTCTCAAGAAATGGTGTTCTTCTCTGACCTGAAATATGAATGCAGAG ATTCCTAA